A genomic window from Silene latifolia isolate original U9 population chromosome Y, ASM4854445v1, whole genome shotgun sequence includes:
- the LOC141629378 gene encoding uncharacterized protein LOC141629378 codes for MITPFTKNPKVPYSSWVKRFKLHGRGYKVLHHIDGRRKPAETDSTYEEWCEIDAHVLQWIYGTLNDDLLSRVLEEESIAYEAWVRVKNNFMNNKGARAASLESEFSSLKLKSMPSLEAYCQCLKEIVVQLKDVDAAVTDQRLVLQLVRGLTPGYDTTTAYINQTLPSFANACSMLELEQRRQASRDEPLIVLVAPSSPTVETSGWVKPKSSSSNPPRAKTSGGRSQKNSGRSQNCGSNKPQTTAPQSNWV; via the exons ATGATTACCCCTTTCACCAAGAATCCAAAG GTTCCGTATTCGTCTTGGGTCAAGCGATTCAAGTTGCACGGTCGTGGGTACAAAGTGCTCCATCACATTGATGGAAGACGAAAGCCGGCTGAAACCGACAGTACCTACGAGGAATGGTGCGAAATCGATGCCCATGTCCTTCAATGGATTTATGGGACCCTTAATGACGATCTTTTGTCGCGCGTCCTTGAAGAAGAATCCATCGCCTATGAAGCCTGGGTTCGTGTGAAAAATAATTTCATGAATAACAAGGGCGCCCGTGCTGCTTCACTCGAGTCCGAATTTTCATCTCTGAAACTCAAGTCCATGCCGTCTCTTGAGGCCTATTGCCAATGCCTCAAGGAGATTGTCGTTCAATTGAAAGATGTTGATGCCGCTGTCACCGATCAACGACTCGTACTCCAGTTGGTTCGTGGTTTGACTCCTGGGTATGACACGACAACCGCTTACATCAATCAGACCCTCCCCTCCTTTGCCAATGCGTGTAGTATGTTAGAACTTGAACAACGTCGCCAAGCGAGCCGTGACGAGCCCTTGATAGTGTTAGTTGCTCCGTCTTCCCCTACTGTAGAGACCTCAGGTTGGGTCAAGCCGAAGTCCTCTTCATCAAATCCACCGCGTGCTAAAACAAGTGGTGGCCGATCTCAAAAGAACAGTGGCCGTTCGCAAAATTGTGGATCGAATAAACCACAAACTACCGCTCCTCAATCTAATTGGGTCTAG